A genomic region of Tsukamurella pulmonis contains the following coding sequences:
- a CDS encoding family 1 encapsulin nanocompartment shell protein, which yields MNNLHRHLAPVTPEAWAEIETEASRTFKRNIAGRRVVDVTGPDGPEAAAVGTGRLLPVDGPAEGVQAQLRESRPLVRLRVPFTVSREAVDSVERGAQDADWDPVKAAAKQLAYAEDRAVFEGYAAASIAGLRASSSNKAIALPSDPIDVPDAVASALEDLRLAGVDGPYSVLLSADVYTSISETTDHGYPIREQLRRLVDGEIIWAPAIDGGFVLTTRGGDYELRLGTDVEIGYLSHGATTVELYLQETFTFLAYTAEASVPLTS from the coding sequence ATGAACAACCTGCACCGTCACCTCGCGCCCGTCACCCCCGAGGCGTGGGCCGAGATCGAGACCGAGGCCTCCCGCACCTTCAAGCGCAACATCGCCGGCCGCCGCGTCGTGGACGTGACCGGACCGGACGGACCCGAGGCCGCCGCCGTGGGCACCGGACGACTGCTCCCCGTCGACGGGCCCGCCGAGGGCGTGCAGGCGCAGCTGCGCGAGAGCCGCCCGCTGGTGCGCCTGCGGGTGCCGTTCACCGTCTCCCGCGAGGCCGTCGACTCGGTCGAACGCGGTGCGCAGGACGCGGACTGGGATCCGGTGAAGGCCGCGGCCAAGCAGCTCGCCTACGCCGAGGACCGCGCGGTCTTCGAGGGCTACGCCGCCGCGTCGATCGCCGGCCTGCGCGCGTCCTCGTCGAACAAGGCCATCGCGCTGCCGAGCGATCCGATCGACGTGCCCGACGCCGTCGCGAGCGCGCTCGAGGACCTGCGGCTCGCGGGCGTCGACGGGCCGTACTCGGTGCTGCTCTCCGCCGACGTCTACACCTCGATCAGCGAGACCACCGACCACGGCTACCCGATCCGCGAGCAGCTGCGGCGCCTGGTGGACGGCGAGATCATCTGGGCGCCCGCCATCGACGGCGGCTTCGTGCTCACCACCCGCGGCGGCGACTACGAGCTGCGGCTCGGTACCGACGTGGAGATCGGCTACCTCAGCCACGGCGCGACGACAGTGGAGCTCTACCTGCAGGAGACCTTCACCTTCCTGGCGTACACCGCGGAGGCGTCGGTGCCCTTGACCTCCTAG
- a CDS encoding Dyp-type peroxidase — MVVPNQVVISPLTPAAMFVVLTLEEGGQSRVHDALDNFSGLTRSVGFRYPDKYLSLTTSFGSDAWDRLFSGPRPRDLHPFVPLDGPRHSAPSTPGDVLLHVKASTLDMCFELTWRILDALGDAVTVVDEVHGFRFFDNRDLLGFVDGTENPDGPAAVSATEIGDEDPDFAGGSYVHVQKYLHDMAAWRALSVEEQERVIGRTKLEDIEMDDDVKPADSHIALNVIEDENGEQLQIVRQNMPFGELGKGEFGTYFIGYSRDPGVTEQMLRNMFLGDPEGNTDRILDFSTAHTGCLFFTPSGDWLDAPPDLPAGDAPPTVEPTATPTPAADGSLGIGGLKEGTT; from the coding sequence ATCGTGGTCCCGAATCAAGTTGTGATCTCGCCGTTGACCCCCGCCGCGATGTTCGTGGTGCTCACCCTCGAGGAGGGCGGTCAGTCCCGGGTCCACGACGCGCTGGACAACTTCTCGGGCCTGACCCGGTCCGTCGGATTCCGCTATCCGGACAAGTACCTCTCGCTGACCACCTCGTTCGGCTCCGACGCCTGGGACCGGCTCTTCTCCGGGCCGCGTCCGCGAGATCTGCATCCGTTCGTCCCGCTCGACGGTCCGCGGCACAGCGCACCGTCGACGCCGGGAGACGTGCTCCTGCACGTCAAGGCGAGCACCCTCGACATGTGCTTCGAGCTGACGTGGCGGATCCTCGATGCGCTCGGGGACGCGGTGACGGTGGTCGACGAGGTCCACGGCTTCCGCTTCTTCGACAACCGGGACCTCCTCGGATTCGTCGACGGCACCGAGAACCCCGACGGCCCGGCGGCCGTGTCGGCCACCGAGATCGGTGACGAGGACCCCGACTTCGCCGGCGGCAGTTACGTGCACGTGCAGAAGTACCTGCACGACATGGCGGCCTGGCGCGCGCTCTCGGTCGAGGAGCAGGAGCGCGTGATCGGGCGCACCAAGCTCGAGGACATCGAGATGGACGACGACGTCAAGCCCGCGGACTCGCACATCGCGCTCAACGTGATCGAGGACGAGAACGGCGAGCAGCTGCAGATCGTCCGGCAGAACATGCCCTTCGGCGAGCTCGGGAAGGGCGAGTTCGGCACGTACTTCATCGGCTACTCGCGCGATCCCGGCGTCACCGAACAGATGCTGCGCAACATGTTCCTCGGCGATCCGGAGGGCAACACCGACCGGATCCTCGATTTCTCCACCGCGCACACCGGCTGTCTGTTCTTCACCCCGTCGGGCGACTGGCTCGACGCGCCGCCCGATCTCCCCGCCGGCGACGCCCCGCCGACGGTGGAACCGACCGCAACGCCCACCCCCGCCGCCGACGGCTCGCTCGGCATCGGCGGCCTGAAGGAAGGTACGACATGA
- a CDS encoding FUSC family protein, whose protein sequence is MRDGGHALRVAVALLVPSLVLIAWGRPELLIYAEFGAFAGMYGRGESGRPRIVHQVQAGGLLLAGEAVGITLAHQHAPPWVLVAVGVVFATVCSVLSDAVRLRPAGPFFFLFAMGATATLPVGLAAPGQALAICAATVVFAIVVGTIGRPDPFRGRPWWDGIAMVVRRPAPGVGIHALRYALAVGIAGGAGVLLGFDHANWAMAAAAVPLAVIDAGRPSDAETGLVLTRATHRTLGTFVGLAVAAALLALDPGPTALALVAIALLFPTELYMARHYAIAIGFFTPLIMLMTELAAPTDPVRMLLYRGVDTVIGVVVGVAVALLVRSPAERRG, encoded by the coding sequence CTGCGGGACGGTGGGCACGCGCTCCGCGTCGCGGTGGCGCTCCTCGTCCCCAGCCTGGTGCTCATCGCGTGGGGCCGGCCCGAGCTGCTGATCTACGCGGAGTTCGGCGCGTTCGCCGGCATGTACGGCCGCGGCGAGAGCGGCCGGCCGCGGATCGTGCACCAGGTTCAGGCCGGTGGCCTGCTCCTCGCCGGCGAGGCCGTCGGCATCACGCTCGCGCATCAGCACGCCCCGCCGTGGGTGCTGGTCGCCGTCGGCGTCGTCTTCGCCACCGTCTGCTCCGTCCTGTCCGATGCGGTGCGGCTGCGGCCCGCCGGACCGTTCTTCTTCCTGTTCGCGATGGGTGCCACCGCGACGCTGCCCGTCGGCCTCGCCGCGCCCGGGCAGGCGCTCGCGATCTGCGCGGCCACCGTGGTCTTCGCCATCGTGGTCGGCACGATCGGCCGGCCCGACCCGTTCCGCGGCCGCCCCTGGTGGGACGGCATCGCGATGGTCGTGCGCCGGCCCGCGCCGGGGGTGGGTATCCATGCGCTGCGGTACGCCCTCGCCGTCGGGATCGCCGGCGGTGCGGGCGTGCTGTTGGGCTTCGACCACGCGAACTGGGCGATGGCGGCCGCCGCCGTCCCCCTCGCCGTGATCGACGCGGGCCGGCCCTCCGATGCGGAGACCGGCCTGGTGCTCACGCGGGCGACGCACCGCACCCTCGGAACGTTCGTCGGCCTGGCCGTGGCCGCGGCGCTGTTGGCGCTCGACCCCGGACCCACCGCGCTCGCGCTCGTGGCGATCGCGCTGCTGTTCCCGACGGAGCTCTACATGGCGCGGCACTACGCCATCGCCATCGGCTTCTTCACTCCGCTCATCATGCTGATGACCGAGCTCGCCGCCCCGACCGATCCCGTGCGGATGCTGCTCTACCGCGGCGTCGACACGGTGATCGGCGTGGTCGTGGGCGTGGCCGTCGCACTGCTCGTGCGCAGTCCCGCCGAGCGACGCGGCTGA
- a CDS encoding NAD-dependent formate dehydrogenase: protein MAKILCVLYPDPVTGYPPEYARDSIPLIEAYPGGQTIPSPADIDFTPGELLGCVSGELGLRKYLEAAGHELIVTSEKDGEEFERHLAEAEVVISQPFWPAYLSAERIAKAPNLKLALTAGIGSDHVDLDAAIKAGITVAEVTYSNSISVAEHAVMQILTLVRNFVPSYKWVVEGGWNIADCVERAYDLEGMDVGIIAAGRIGQAVMRRLAPFGVRLHYFDTRRLPLELEQELNLTYHDSVESLVRSVDVVDIHAPLHPKTYHMFDADLLATMRRGSYIVNTARAEIVVRDDVVAALESGRLAGYAGDVWFPQPPAVDHPWRTMPHHAMTPHVSGTTLSAQARYAAGTREILEDFFAGSPIRDEYLIVDGGALAGVGASSYTADGSASPGAQA, encoded by the coding sequence ATGGCGAAGATCCTGTGTGTCCTGTACCCCGACCCGGTGACCGGCTACCCGCCCGAGTACGCCCGCGACTCCATCCCGCTGATCGAGGCCTACCCCGGCGGCCAGACGATCCCCTCCCCTGCGGACATCGACTTCACGCCCGGCGAGCTGCTCGGGTGTGTCTCCGGCGAGCTGGGCCTGCGGAAGTATCTGGAGGCCGCGGGGCACGAGCTGATCGTCACCTCCGAGAAGGACGGCGAGGAGTTCGAGCGGCACCTCGCCGAGGCGGAAGTGGTGATCTCCCAGCCGTTCTGGCCGGCGTACCTGTCCGCGGAGCGGATCGCCAAGGCGCCCAACCTCAAGCTGGCGCTCACCGCCGGGATCGGTTCGGACCACGTCGATCTGGACGCCGCGATCAAGGCGGGGATCACCGTCGCCGAGGTCACCTACAGCAACTCGATCAGCGTCGCCGAGCACGCGGTGATGCAGATCCTCACGCTGGTACGGAACTTCGTGCCGTCGTACAAGTGGGTCGTCGAGGGCGGCTGGAACATCGCCGACTGCGTGGAGCGCGCGTACGACCTCGAGGGCATGGACGTGGGCATCATCGCCGCGGGCCGCATCGGGCAGGCCGTGATGCGCCGCCTCGCCCCGTTCGGCGTGCGGCTGCACTACTTCGACACCCGTCGCCTGCCGCTGGAGCTCGAGCAGGAGCTGAACCTGACCTACCACGACTCGGTCGAGTCGCTCGTGCGGTCGGTGGACGTGGTGGACATCCACGCCCCGCTGCATCCGAAGACGTACCACATGTTCGACGCCGACCTGCTCGCGACGATGCGCCGCGGCAGCTACATCGTCAACACGGCGCGCGCCGAGATCGTGGTCCGCGACGACGTCGTCGCCGCGCTCGAGTCCGGCCGGCTCGCGGGCTACGCCGGCGACGTCTGGTTCCCGCAGCCGCCGGCCGTGGACCACCCGTGGCGCACCATGCCGCACCACGCGATGACCCCGCACGTCTCGGGCACCACGCTCTCGGCGCAGGCCCGCTACGCCGCAGGCACCCGCGAGATCCTCGAGGACTTCTTCGCGGGATCACCGATCCGCGACGAGTACCTCATCGTCGACGGCGGCGCGCTGGCCGGCGTGGGCGCGAGCTCGTACACCGCCGACGGTTCCGCCAGCCCGGGCGCGCAGGCCTGA
- a CDS encoding LysR family transcriptional regulator, with amino-acid sequence MLFRQLEYFVALARERHFARAASACYVSQPALSEAIRKLEHELDVPLVLRGSAFEGLTPEGERLVPWARRILADRDALEHEVTALRTGLTGELRLGVIPAAATSAALLTDPFCAAHPLVRVRLWAGLRSADVVERIRRFELDAGIVYTDGIDVHGLAVTSLYTDRLALIAREDLLPEGDAPLSWADAAQLPMCLLHEGMHGRDLVDGAARAHGVRLSPRLEADSVATLLAMVGAGRWASIVPRAWIATYRAPSGTRTVELAGSDEHPLATPVALVRTAGEPESVLARALADSAQPAG; translated from the coding sequence ATGCTCTTCCGGCAGCTCGAGTACTTCGTCGCCCTCGCGCGCGAGCGGCACTTCGCACGCGCGGCGAGCGCCTGCTACGTCTCGCAGCCGGCGTTGTCCGAGGCGATCCGCAAGCTCGAGCACGAGCTCGACGTTCCGCTCGTGCTGCGCGGCTCCGCCTTCGAGGGCCTGACCCCCGAGGGCGAACGGCTCGTGCCCTGGGCGCGCCGCATCCTCGCCGATCGCGACGCCCTGGAGCACGAGGTCACGGCCCTGCGCACGGGCCTCACCGGGGAGCTGCGCCTCGGCGTGATCCCCGCGGCCGCCACCTCCGCGGCGCTCCTCACCGACCCGTTCTGCGCCGCGCACCCGCTGGTCCGGGTCCGTCTGTGGGCGGGGCTGCGCTCGGCCGACGTGGTCGAGCGGATCCGCCGGTTCGAGCTGGACGCCGGCATCGTCTACACCGACGGCATCGACGTCCACGGGCTGGCCGTGACGTCCCTCTACACCGACCGGCTCGCGCTCATCGCCCGCGAGGACCTCCTCCCGGAAGGTGACGCTCCCCTGTCCTGGGCGGACGCCGCGCAGCTGCCGATGTGCCTGCTGCACGAGGGCATGCACGGGCGCGACCTCGTCGACGGTGCCGCCCGGGCGCACGGGGTACGCCTGTCCCCGCGCCTGGAGGCGGACTCCGTCGCCACGCTGTTGGCGATGGTGGGCGCCGGGCGGTGGGCCTCGATCGTGCCGCGGGCCTGGATCGCGACCTACCGCGCACCGTCGGGGACGCGGACCGTCGAGCTGGCGGGCTCCGACGAGCACCCCCTGGCCACGCCGGTGGCGCTGGTGCGCACCGCCGGAGAGCCGGAGTCGGTCCTCGCGCGGGCGCTGGCGGACAGCGCTCAGCCGGCCGGCTGA
- the arsC gene encoding arsenate reductase (glutaredoxin) (This arsenate reductase requires both glutathione and glutaredoxin to convert arsenate to arsenite, after which the efflux transporter formed by ArsA and ArsB can extrude the arsenite from the cell, providing resistance.), which yields MDATIYHNPKCSKSRQALARLEEAGATVTVVKYLDQVPSKAELAKLIDDAGLTVRQAVRTREAEYKELGLADATDDALLDAMVAHPRLIERPFVVTAKGTRMARPTEAVDEIL from the coding sequence ATGGACGCGACGATCTACCACAACCCCAAGTGCAGCAAGTCCCGCCAGGCGCTCGCCCGGCTGGAGGAGGCCGGCGCGACGGTGACGGTGGTCAAGTACCTCGACCAGGTCCCGTCGAAGGCCGAGCTGGCGAAGCTCATCGACGATGCCGGGCTCACCGTCCGGCAGGCCGTCCGCACCCGGGAGGCGGAGTACAAGGAGCTCGGCCTCGCCGACGCGACCGACGACGCGCTCCTCGACGCGATGGTGGCGCACCCCAGGCTCATCGAGCGGCCCTTCGTGGTGACGGCCAAGGGCACCCGCATGGCCCGCCCCACCGAGGCCGTCGACGAGATCCTGTAG
- a CDS encoding DUF1905 domain-containing protein, whose translation MAGVRGDFRAEIWLSEVFAGCRFVSLPNHLADEIADTVDDSRPGFGSVRVSATIGLTTWATSIFPDSKRGTYVLPLKKAVRTAEGVDVGDTVDVHLAVTG comes from the coding sequence GTGGCGGGCGTCCGCGGCGACTTCCGGGCCGAGATCTGGCTCTCGGAGGTCTTCGCCGGGTGCCGCTTCGTCTCGCTCCCGAACCACCTGGCCGACGAGATCGCCGACACCGTCGACGACTCCCGCCCCGGGTTCGGGAGCGTTCGCGTCTCCGCGACCATCGGCCTGACCACGTGGGCCACGTCGATCTTCCCCGACTCGAAGCGCGGCACCTACGTGCTCCCACTGAAGAAGGCCGTCCGCACGGCCGAGGGCGTCGACGTCGGCGACACCGTCGACGTCCACCTGGCCGTCACGGGTTAG
- a CDS encoding ribose-phosphate diphosphokinase produces the protein MNNWIDNQKNLMLFSGRAHPELAQQVADELGVPVTPQTARDFANGEIFVRFEESVRGSDAFVLQSAPYPVNQWIMETLIMIDALKRGSAKRITAVLPFYPYARQDKKHRGREPISARLVADLLKTAGADRIITVDLHTDQIQGFFDGPVDHMHAQPILAEYVREHYGTDNMVVVSPDAGRVKVGEKWADALDGAPLAFVHKTRDPNVPNQVKSNRVVGDVAGRTCVLMDDMIDTGGTIAGAVGVLMEAGAKDVIIATTHGVFSDPATQRLAGCGAREVITTNTLPIPPEKRFDTLTELSIAPLLARTIHEVFENGSVTSLFNGNA, from the coding sequence GTGAACAACTGGATCGATAACCAGAAGAACCTGATGCTGTTCTCGGGGCGTGCCCACCCCGAGCTGGCGCAGCAGGTCGCCGACGAGCTCGGAGTCCCGGTCACCCCGCAGACGGCGCGCGACTTCGCCAACGGCGAGATCTTCGTCCGCTTCGAGGAGTCGGTGCGCGGCAGCGACGCCTTCGTCCTGCAGAGCGCGCCCTACCCGGTCAATCAGTGGATCATGGAGACGCTGATCATGATCGACGCGCTCAAGCGCGGCAGCGCCAAGCGGATCACCGCGGTCCTGCCGTTCTACCCCTACGCGCGTCAGGACAAGAAGCACCGCGGCCGCGAGCCCATCTCGGCCCGTCTCGTCGCGGACCTGCTCAAGACCGCGGGCGCCGACCGGATCATCACGGTCGACCTGCACACCGACCAGATCCAGGGCTTCTTCGACGGCCCCGTCGACCACATGCACGCGCAGCCGATCCTGGCCGAGTACGTGCGCGAGCACTACGGCACCGACAACATGGTGGTCGTCTCCCCCGACGCCGGCCGCGTCAAGGTGGGCGAGAAGTGGGCCGACGCGCTCGACGGTGCGCCCCTGGCCTTCGTGCACAAGACCCGCGACCCCAACGTCCCCAACCAGGTCAAGAGCAACCGCGTCGTCGGCGACGTCGCGGGCCGCACCTGCGTGCTGATGGACGACATGATCGACACCGGCGGCACCATCGCCGGCGCCGTGGGCGTGCTGATGGAGGCCGGCGCCAAGGACGTGATCATCGCGACCACGCACGGCGTCTTCTCCGACCCGGCCACGCAGCGGCTCGCCGGCTGCGGCGCGCGCGAGGTCATCACGACCAACACGCTGCCGATCCCGCCGGAGAAGCGCTTCGACACGCTCACCGAGCTCTCGATCGCCCCGCTGCTCGCGCGGACCATCCACGAGGTCTTCGAGAACGGCTCCGTGACCAGCCTGTTCAACGGCAACGCGTAA
- the glmU gene encoding bifunctional UDP-N-acetylglucosamine diphosphorylase/glucosamine-1-phosphate N-acetyltransferase GlmU, whose product MANGTAVVILAAGAGTRMRSKVPKVLHAIAGRTLLAHALHAAAGTKPEHLVVVVGHDRERVAEAALATAGELEHEILVAVQEEQRGTGDAVQAGLRALPADFSGTVVVTAADVPLLDATTLTELLATHTADEGAAVTVLTTAVADPTGYGRVLRTQDGQVTQIVEQKDATPEQLAITEINSGVYAFDHARLVAALAQLRPDNSQGELYLTDVIGIARAAGQLVRGDHVDDDMLVAGCNDRLQLSHLGRELNRRIIERHQLNGVTILDPASTYIDVDVDIAPDVVIHPGTHLRGATVIAEDAVIGPDTTLIDTEVGTGATVLRSEVHLSVIRERATVGPFSYLRPNTDLGPKGKIGAFAETKNAQIGAGSKIPHLSYIGDATIGEGSNIGCATVTVNYDGVNKHRTVIGDHVRVGSDSMLIAPVEVGDGAYTGAGTVIKRDVPPGALAVSAADQRNIDEWVLRKRPGTSSATAAQKAIARIDEQ is encoded by the coding sequence ATGGCGAACGGTACAGCGGTGGTGATCCTCGCCGCGGGCGCGGGAACGCGGATGCGGTCGAAGGTCCCGAAGGTGCTGCACGCGATCGCGGGGCGCACCCTGCTGGCCCACGCGCTGCACGCCGCCGCGGGCACGAAGCCGGAGCACCTCGTGGTGGTCGTCGGACACGACCGCGAGCGCGTCGCCGAGGCCGCGCTCGCCACCGCGGGCGAGCTGGAGCACGAGATCCTGGTCGCGGTGCAGGAGGAGCAGCGCGGCACCGGCGACGCGGTCCAGGCCGGCCTGCGGGCCCTGCCCGCCGACTTCAGCGGCACCGTCGTGGTGACGGCCGCCGACGTCCCCCTGCTCGACGCCACGACGCTCACCGAACTGCTGGCCACTCACACCGCCGACGAGGGCGCCGCGGTCACCGTGCTCACCACCGCCGTCGCCGACCCGACGGGCTACGGCCGCGTCCTGCGCACCCAGGACGGCCAGGTCACGCAGATCGTCGAGCAGAAGGACGCGACGCCGGAGCAGCTCGCGATCACCGAGATCAACTCCGGGGTCTACGCCTTCGACCACGCCCGCCTCGTGGCCGCGCTCGCGCAGCTGCGCCCCGACAACTCGCAGGGCGAGCTGTACCTCACCGACGTGATCGGGATCGCCCGCGCCGCGGGTCAGCTGGTCCGCGGCGACCACGTCGATGACGACATGCTGGTCGCCGGCTGCAACGACCGGCTCCAGCTCTCGCACCTGGGCCGCGAGCTGAACCGGCGCATCATCGAGCGCCACCAGCTGAACGGCGTCACCATCCTCGACCCGGCGAGCACGTACATCGACGTGGACGTCGACATCGCCCCCGACGTGGTGATCCATCCGGGCACCCACCTGCGGGGCGCCACCGTCATCGCCGAGGACGCGGTGATCGGGCCGGACACCACCCTGATCGACACCGAGGTCGGCACCGGCGCCACCGTGCTGCGCAGCGAGGTGCACCTGTCGGTGATCCGCGAGAGGGCGACCGTCGGGCCGTTCAGCTACCTGCGCCCGAACACCGACCTCGGGCCGAAGGGCAAGATCGGCGCCTTCGCCGAGACGAAGAACGCGCAGATCGGAGCGGGCAGCAAGATCCCGCACCTGAGCTACATCGGCGACGCGACCATCGGCGAGGGCAGCAACATCGGCTGCGCCACGGTGACGGTGAATTACGACGGGGTGAACAAGCATCGAACGGTGATCGGCGACCACGTGCGGGTCGGATCCGACTCGATGCTCATCGCACCGGTGGAGGTCGGCGACGGCGCCTACACGGGTGCGGGTACCGTGATCAAGCGCGACGTGCCCCCGGGAGCCCTGGCGGTGTCCGCCGCGGATCAGCGAAACATCGACGAGTGGGTACTGCGCAAGCGCCCGGGCACGAGCTCGGCGACCGCGGCCCAGAAGGCTATCGCGAGGATTGACGAGCAGTGA
- a CDS encoding pyrimidine dimer DNA glycosylase/endonuclease V, producing MRIWSVHPRYLDRQALVACWRETLLAQAVLAGRTKGYTQHPQLERFRATPEPLAAAGSYLAALADEADARGYRFDRARIDEPATTVAPIDVTDGQLDLEWAHLAAKLAARNPEVAERWREVVTPDPHPSFQRVPGPVASWERAQAPPR from the coding sequence ATGCGCATCTGGTCGGTCCACCCCCGCTACTTGGACCGGCAGGCGCTCGTCGCCTGCTGGCGGGAGACGCTGCTCGCCCAGGCGGTGCTCGCCGGCAGGACGAAGGGCTACACGCAGCACCCGCAGCTCGAGCGCTTCCGCGCGACGCCGGAGCCGCTCGCCGCGGCGGGTTCGTACCTCGCCGCCCTCGCCGACGAGGCCGACGCCCGCGGCTACAGGTTCGACCGCGCACGGATCGACGAGCCGGCCACGACCGTCGCACCGATCGACGTGACCGACGGTCAACTCGACCTGGAATGGGCCCACCTGGCCGCCAAACTGGCGGCGCGCAATCCGGAGGTCGCCGAGCGATGGCGCGAGGTCGTCACGCCGGACCCGCACCCGAGCTTCCAGAGGGTGCCGGGCCCCGTCGCGTCGTGGGAGCGGGCGCAGGCGCCACCGCGCTGA
- a CDS encoding CsbD family protein, whose protein sequence is MSFSDDVQNKAQDIKGRAKEAAGSAFDDPQLKDEGRGEQAEASIKDKIAGAADKVKEGVDEVKDKLSGK, encoded by the coding sequence ATGAGCTTCAGCGACGACGTGCAGAACAAGGCGCAGGACATCAAGGGCCGCGCCAAGGAGGCGGCGGGTTCCGCGTTCGACGACCCGCAGCTCAAGGACGAGGGGCGCGGCGAGCAGGCCGAGGCCTCGATCAAGGACAAGATCGCCGGTGCCGCGGACAAGGTCAAGGAGGGCGTCGACGAGGTGAAGGACAAGCTCTCCGGCAAGTGA
- a CDS encoding DoxX family protein produces MIRRIARPLLGSVFVYTGYTGLTSDPGRKAETVAPLVDKATEALPDSPVVPTDARTWVRINSGIQLGGGLLLATGRVPRVASLALAGTLVPSTVLDHPFWAQSEPEARREQQLHFVKNLSLLGGLLIAGFDTEGRPGLGWRARRAAERASDRVSEAIGSGDDSPTWHDRAHAAQEYGAAAVEKAKPAIVGAVDKAGPAITDAADKVKPALSDAVDRARPVLTDAADRARPVLADAADRARPVLADAAETASDLLGAASEKLHAFREDAADGADSAARTVRRKAPALVERARAVKDAAVAERK; encoded by the coding sequence ATGATTCGACGTATCGCACGACCCCTACTCGGATCGGTCTTCGTCTACACCGGGTACACCGGTCTGACGAGCGACCCGGGGCGTAAGGCCGAGACCGTCGCACCGCTGGTGGACAAGGCCACCGAGGCGCTGCCCGATTCGCCGGTGGTCCCCACCGACGCCCGGACCTGGGTGCGGATCAATTCGGGCATCCAGCTCGGCGGCGGTCTGCTGCTCGCCACGGGTCGCGTTCCCCGCGTGGCCTCGCTCGCACTCGCCGGCACCCTCGTGCCGTCGACGGTGCTCGATCACCCGTTCTGGGCGCAGAGCGAGCCCGAGGCGCGGCGCGAGCAGCAGCTGCACTTCGTGAAGAACCTCTCGCTGCTCGGCGGCCTGCTCATCGCCGGCTTCGACACCGAGGGCCGCCCCGGCCTCGGCTGGCGCGCACGGCGCGCAGCCGAGCGGGCGTCCGACCGGGTCAGCGAGGCGATCGGGTCCGGTGACGACTCGCCCACCTGGCATGATCGCGCGCACGCGGCGCAGGAGTACGGTGCCGCCGCGGTCGAGAAGGCCAAGCCCGCGATCGTGGGCGCGGTCGACAAGGCCGGCCCGGCGATCACCGACGCCGCCGACAAGGTCAAGCCCGCCCTGTCCGACGCGGTCGACCGGGCACGCCCGGTGCTGACAGATGCGGCGGACCGCGCGCGGCCCGTCCTCGCCGACGCCGCGGACCGCGCACGCCCCGTGTTGGCCGATGCGGCGGAGACCGCCTCCGACCTGTTGGGCGCCGCGAGTGAGAAGCTGCACGCCTTCCGGGAGGACGCGGCCGACGGCGCCGACTCGGCGGCGCGCACCGTCCGCCGCAAGGCGCCGGCGCTCGTCGAGCGGGCGCGTGCGGTCAAGGACGCGGCGGTCGCCGAGCGGAAGTAG
- a CDS encoding MerR family transcriptional regulator, producing MTESHRVRSDLGVYSISVASELSEVGLQTLRLYERRQLIRPQRTAGGTRRYSEDDITRIRRITELVATGVNLPGVDRILALEDECAELRTQLELCRSAQ from the coding sequence ATGACGGAGTCCCATCGCGTGCGCTCCGACCTCGGCGTCTACAGCATCTCCGTCGCCTCCGAGCTCTCGGAGGTCGGCCTGCAAACGCTGCGCCTGTACGAGAGGCGCCAGCTGATCCGGCCGCAGCGCACCGCCGGTGGCACGCGCCGCTACAGCGAGGACGACATCACCCGCATCCGGCGGATCACCGAACTCGTGGCCACCGGCGTCAACCTCCCCGGCGTCGACCGCATCCTGGCCCTCGAGGACGAGTGCGCCGAGCTGCGGACGCAGCTCGAACTCTGCCGCTCCGCGCAGTAG